Sequence from the Penaeus monodon isolate SGIC_2016 chromosome 43, NSTDA_Pmon_1, whole genome shotgun sequence genome:
tgtgtgagtgtgtgtgtgtctgtgtatgcatatatataatatattatatatatatatatatatatatatatatattatatatatatatatatatatatatatatatatatatatatatatatatatatgtgtgtgtgtgtggtgtgtgtgtggtggggtgtgtgtatatatataatatatatatatatatatatatatatatatatatattttatatatatacatatatatatattcatttatttatacacatatatataatttataaatccacacacacacacacacaaaaccaccacacacacacacacacacacacacacacatatatatatatatatatatatatataaaatatatatatatatatgtatatatatattgtatataactttttatggatgtttataattttatgacATTCATTTTCGTATTTGATTCATGATATGCCTATATAAgtacatttcttttcattctttattaatatctatatttataatgtttttacaTCAACACttatatgaagataatgatgatgataatgataatgataatcataataataatgacaactataataatagtaataatagtaatagcaataatgataactataatgatgatatgatgataaggacaatgaaaattataataataacagcagtgatgataatattaatttctacaacaataataataacaatagtgacgatagtgataatgataataataataataaccggaataacaataatgaatagtaataataatgatgacaataataaggataacaatgacattaataatattggcattattataatttttattaataaaattcaaGGTAAGAAATACGACTCAAATTCTTTGTCTTTTACTGGCTTTATTCTTCATTACAACGAAAttcagaaaataattataataataataataaaaaataataattaataataacaacaataataataatatcaataataaaaataataatgataacaataataataatcattataataataataataataataataataataataataataataataatagcagtagtagtagtagcattaccgTGCCACTGATAATTAGAACagttacaataatagtgataataaccaaATCAATAATAACACAAAAGCAATTGTGATAAAAGCAGTGATACagataatgacattaattaatAGTAGAGAGACtataattgttatagttattatgataatgccaTAAAGTAAGTAAAtgtagaagaaaatgaagagaggaatgTAGCGATGACGATAAAGTtgacgataaaagtgataatgacaatattattaataaaaataattgtcatttcaacaataataacactggtaatactgataacaatatcaattttGGTAAGGTAatattataatgctgataataataatgataataatacataaataataataatcatacaataagataataatataataataataataataatatgtgatatataataataataataataatataatataattaatactagATTAACtatccaaaatatatttatatatggtgatatgatattcattattatcagtatcatcatcattagcattgttattattatcgttatcatcataattagtatcatcattcttattactatattactataattacttttattattgtcattattcttttctttagtatcatttcatttttatcatcatcaccttttcattatcatcatcattattttttattattatcattattattattattattattaatattatcattattattattattattattatcattattattttcattattatcatcattattgttgttgttgttgttgttatcattactgttgttgttgttattgttgtcattattattatcattataataacgactattactaataataataatagtattaataataataataatagtaaaataataataataacaataataataataataatagtaataataataataataatgaaaatagcagcagtcctaataataatagcaataataaattcCTATAAAAATTGTGTTTATGACATTAATAATCTTTACTATAAAGATCATGGCAATAATAACGAGATTAACAaaaccaatgaaaataataacagtattgataaggAGGATTACTTCTGCAACATTGAATTACTGCATTTCAAAAACAAAGTGATAAACAAAATCAAATGTATATAGAGAAATAAGGAGCCAATAAAAaaacgtagagagagagggaggttagggaggggaggggaagggtgttagaagggtgtgttggggggagggtcCTCACTTATAACTGTTGCGTGACCCACCGCAAGATCTGCCTGTTATACTGGCTGTTCTCGTGCTTTGTCAGAACAGTCCTGAACTGATCGATGTTCCTCTGACTCTGCTCACTGCAGGTGTTACACCTCAACCCATTTCTGTACAATTCTGGTAGGATATCTGTGGAATAGAAGGAATTGGGAGAGTTAAAGGGGGTTTGATTCTGCTCTGCGAGAATACGGAAATGTAAAAATATGAAGTataagtgaaagggaaagaagggtttGATTCTGTTCTGTGAGGATGTGGAaagggataaagataaaaaatataagtgaaaAAGTGAGGGACTAATGGATTTCTGtggaagagaagggagtgagaaggTTAAGGGGGTTTGATTCTGTTCTGTGAGGTTCTGAGATTGtaaaagaaatagattaataaaatataataagaagaaaagtggAAGGGTTTCAAgggtgtatatctgtgtgtatatatatattcatatatatatatataaatatatatatatatatatatatatatatatatattatatatgtgtgtgtgtgtgtgtgttgttgtacatacaataatcacacacacaatacacacaaccaacacacacacacacacacacacacacacacacacacacacacacacacacacacacacacacacacacacacaccacacacacacacacgcatatatagacaCCAGATATAGATGTACGTCAACATCCACGAATGCAAGAAGCGAAAGGAGCGGAGCGGCCCCTCGCGTCGGCGGGACCCATGAGCCCGAGAAGTGAAAGTGTGTCTCGCACGGCTGATGAACCTTCGCCTTGCCACAGGAGACCAAGGCGACAGTGTTTCtacttgtgcgtgcgtgcgtgcgtgcgtgcatgcaagcTTGctagtgatatgtatataatataccgCGTTTCTCTCTTCTTAATAACAACACTTTTACAGCGATGACTAGCACtattccatttgtttttttttttcttcttttttttttcttttttttttttgagtcgacTTTCATAATGctcgaaaaaaacaacagaaaaatacagTATTGACGACATGTACTTCGCACAGGCAGACACTTACATTCAACAACAAAGACTGAAAAGGGGACCATTTCGAACACTTTAAACTGAAAAGGGTGCCACTTCGAACACTTTAAACTAAAAGAGTGCCACTCACACTCAACACGTAAAAGTGTCACACTTTAAAcagaaaaggatataaaaaaaacaccatcgaACATTTGAAACTGAAAACGACTGGTACTTACTTCGAACCGTGGCAGTGAGTGGGTGGCACCTGTCATCAGGCTCGGTGAGGCACTGTGCCACTCTCGGAACGTCGCTGAGGATTTCATTCATTTCCGCATCGGACACAGAAGGGATGTCCAGCTGCCCGTGGCACACGCCCACCACCAGCGCCGCCGCCAGGAGGAGCACCCGCGAGATTTGCctgcgggagggaagggaagttaGGGGGATCGGATGCGCCCTTCGTCGGTTGGCTCCGTGTGTTTCTatgcattagtgtgtgtgtttcatataggatacgcactcacacacagtatgtatgtgtgtgtgtacatacatatgtgtgtgtgtgtgtgtgtgtgtgtatgtgtgtgtgtttgtgtgtacatacatatgtgtgtgtgtgtgcgtgtgtgtgtgaatgactctgcatacataaatattcacagATTTACAAGCGGCATGTATGGGCCGTGATTCGGAGACTTTTAAGCACACTTCCACTgaccacaccaacctccaattttcatttccattagcaaatttaaggatttttattttgttcatcaaCAACATTATACCCTTTGAGCAGGCAAACCTTGCAACTTCTGCATACTGTATTATTATGATGTCTGTGATTATACAGTGATATAGTAGATAAGTCATCCATTTTCTTTTGTGTGCTGTTGAAATCGTAATAGAAAATTGAATGCTACTGTAGCCCTTCGTGCTGTGAGTCGCCATGCTTTTTTGTGAACACGTGACCATACCGCCGCGCAGTACTTTGCGCTCTCTGCGCCTGCGTCGCCCAATCAGCGTGAGTTGCATTCGATGTTTGGCTGTCGTACCTGACGGGAAATAACGGCGAGAAGCAAAATTCATTGCGCTTTTAGTGTGTGAAATATCgccattcatgcatatatgtccACACGGTCCGCAATTACACCAATTCTCCCCACTCCCGGCCACACACCCTTGGCAAAATTTCTCTGCTTGTTGCTTCCCAAGCCAGATGTTTGCGCTTATGCAGGATATTGTGCAGACATGCAAACATACGCGTGCAAGCgctggcgtatgtgtgtgtgtgtgtgtgtgtgtgtgtgtgtgtgtgtgtgtgtgtgtgtgtgtgtgtgtgtgtgcgtgtgcgtgtgcgtgtgcgtgtgcgtgtgcgtgtgcgtgtgcgtgtgcatgtgcatgtgcgtttgcgtttgcgtgtgcgtatggGTGTACGTGTGGGTGTTTACAGTGCTTATGcgcatatttttgttttgcttttgttttctttcttgcagtaaaagaaaacaagattacGAAATAGTTTGCAATTTCGTGTCATCTGCCACACGCTTTCGCCATCGGTCTCCAGCTTTCTCCTCGCCGCCCCTCGCGTGCGTACGACCACAGTTCCTTCCTTTTCTATCACTATTTCCGTCACATCTTgacactccctccttctccagagggatgggggggggggagaccttcTTCCATGTCTCCAGTGACATTCCAGTAGCATGATCTGTGCATGACAGTAAACGCAGACCTATTTTGGGCTATTCATTTGGATAAGTTTTTTCGCTTAATTTTCAAGTAGTCCGGGAATTTGGACGCTGCCATATCACGTAAGGATAATCCTGGTAGACATCTCATCCGGGAATTCAACTCATTTCTGACTCTCCACCATTGCTCAGTATCTCTCAAATCCTATTCTGCTGAAGTTCAAGTACCTCCAAACCTGTCCGTTAATTTCCCGGGTTCTGAAATATTTCATCCAGTGGGCAGAGTCAACCACCATATTAAACAGGACAGAGCCGTCTCGGAGCTTCAGAAAATGCTTCAGTCAGTGCTTCGTATCAATAATAGTTGGCATCCGGAGCTTTGAAGTCTGCTTCATTCAGCGCAGCCTTAGTGTTCTTAGTTTGTGATTTTACTGGGACAAATCCAAGCTCGCACTACTTCTATGACATTTATATTTTAGGTTATTCATGCTAAAATTGCATCACGTGATATGTCATTGCCGCGGTCGATGCGAATGGTTCAGATACAGCACAGGAGGTCATTATTAAACTTTTGAAGTCTTGTCAAGtttattctctttaaaaaaaatctaattattttGGGACTTTTGCCTTTCACTTGGAGTCGCCTGGGCTGTCGTGTGGGTCCGTCTGTTgtcgtttttccctctctctctctctctctctctctctctctctctctctctctctctctctctctctctctctctctctctctctctctctctctctctctctctctcgaaaataaTCCTGCGAAACAATATTTCCATACAAGCTAACAACAGTTATGGTTAAtctaattaacacacacacattctgcaCTTTCTTCATAAAGTTAATGAATGCAAATATTTGCGTTTTGTGACACGAGACAGAAAATGTGAAACAAAACTGTAGTTTCTACGATcctaacctttttctttttaaataagagACTCAGGGGACCCCATGATGAGCAATGGGTCCTTCGTCTGCTTATACTTCGGGCCGGCTCTGTGCCCCCAATGCCCCCTTAACTCGTACCTTGACCCACCACCGACCTCCCTACCCCcagatcttgtgtgtgtgtgtgtgtgtatgtgtgtgtgtgtgtgtggtgttaaaaccacgtacacagacacgcacgcacacacacacgcgaagacTCTACCCCCTTGCCTAATTAGCCTAACTCTAACCTCTCACATTCGCCCTACCCATCCACTGATTTCTGTCCTCACCGATTCCTCGAACATCTGGCTGCTTCCATCCCTACCCACCTCTTTTTCCCTTGTACTCTTCCTttcaacccttttcccctctctctctctctctctctctctctctctctctctctctctctctctcctcctctctctctctctctctctctctctctctctctcttctcgctctctcctctctctctctctctcttcttcctctctctcttttcctctcctctctctctctctctctctctctctctctctctctctctctctctctctctctctctctctctctctctctctctcctctctctctctctctctctctctctctccctctctctctctctctctctctgcctctctcacttCTTACCTCCAttattcccaccctccctctctccttccttcactctctcttccacccAACCTCCCACCcaccttgcctctctccctctcccccccctctctcccccctccccctccctccatctcccccccccctcctcccacaacaAAAACTGCCCCGTCCCGTCAAGCAGGTCAGCGCAGAGCCGGTTAGGCTGGGTCAGGCGACCGGCGGGAAAGGTCAAGGCAAACAGCCAGTCCAACTCTCTCTTTcaagctgtctgtctgtttccttcccttcgtctatttgtctgtttgttcgactgtttgtctggctgtctatctatctctctgactgtctatttatctttctgcttgtttatctttttctgcctgtttttgtgtgtctgtccttccgtctatctgtttgtctatttgtgtgtctgggtctgtctggctgtctgtctatctgactctCTGGTTGTCGCAGATCTatatttctgcctgtctgtctgtctccacccttttatctttctgtctggctatatgtctatcaatttatctatctatctatctctgctatcctatctatatttctatccatTCTATCCAATCATACATTAAtctgtccgtccatccatccatccatctatctattcaatcatccatcaatctatccatccatccatccatctatctgtccgttttttatctatctatccatccatccatccatccatccatccatccaatcatcatcaatttatctaaccatccatctatttgtccgtctatctatctatctatgtacctctcTTTGCAAACCGTCACTCGTGCTAAAAGGCACTCTCGCCGGCAAAGGATTTCTAACACaagctatctctttctctttttctctgtctctctgcctctgtgtgtttctctaactgctctctctctctctctctctctctctctctctctctctctctctctctctctctctctctctctctctctctctctctctctctctctctctcacggacgAAGGTTGGTCTGTGACTCAGAAGGTAAATTGATcaccacttttttcttcttcacttttttttgctgtttcgaACGCACACGTTAAAATCTCCATTTACGGCATAGCGCAGCCTAGAACAAAAGGAATAACAAGAACACTGCATTAACTCTCACTACGAAAACAATAACAGTTTTACTCACATTGTTTCGGTTTGGTTTTGAATCGCAAGTGAGGGGCCAAGGGGTGCAGAAGCCTCTTATATACTGACCCAATAGCGAGGTCAGTGAACGCCGCTcagaatggaggagaagagggaggggggaggatgagggggagggcgtaggaggaggaggagggcgtaggaggaggaggaggaggaggaaagggaggagggaggagcaggtggagaggaggaggagggaggaggaggagagggaggggagagggggaggagctaCCGGTGGCGGttttggggagaaaggggaaggggaaggggaagagaaggcgtttgtgggggaaaggggaggagttaTCGGCGGCGGttttggggagaaagggagggaggaagggaaaaaggggagggggaagaggaaggcggttgaggggaaaggggaggaggaacgaaaaggggaaaggggaggaggaacgaaaaatgggaaaggggaaggggaaagggttgtgGGGTAAATCAGGAAGGGATAggcggaaggagaagggggggagggagatggagttaAGGGAGaagcagggaaagggaaagaggaagaagaaggggcaaggaagatacggtgaggggggagggagaaataagaaggagggaaagggagaaatgagaagtagggaaaggggaggtagaaggaggaaaggatgggggaatagggaaggagagagggagaaggagatggcggttttgcgaaggagggagaagaaggaaggagaaacagagagggagaagagggagaggggaaggaggaaaagagacggggaaggggagaaaagagaagaggaaaggagaagatgaaggaaagagggaggaaaagaacacAGGAGAAGAGGGGTAGTAGAGGGGATGAAGGAatcggaggaagggagaagggagggagaagagggtgaagagagaggaggggggaagggggaaatacaTTCACTAAGGAAGCGGCCAGGCATGCAGCCAGAGATGACGTCATTGTGTTCCTGGACTAAAGTTACGTGTCCGCCAGAGTACAGGTTGCGAGACAGCGGTCAGTGGGTCACCTCTAAAAGGCATATATGTTAAAACAATTCAAAAGAGATAAACATAGAGATAAATGTCAACTGCACGTATGTAAGGCCTTCAAAAAGAACGGTCAATATGTTCGTAATCCATAAAACCAAACGGAAGAAAACGAGGAATAAAACATAAAACGACGAATAGCCTAAGACATACGATAACGAATAtaacggaaagagaaaaataaaaacaataatatggaATGCCCTCTGTCGACTGCCGGAGCATCACgcagaagacaaaaaaggaatgAACACCATATTGAACAAGCATGCTTTCAATTTGGCTTTCTGCACATGCGCAAGTAGCAGCACACACGTAAacgcgctctctctccctcgctctctctttttctttctcttccttttccgttTGAACAtggctgttttgttttttgttttctctctctcccttttcctttcttattctaacgttctttctctttcttgttctctctgtctctcctttcttattctaactttctttctctttcttgttctaacgttctttctctttcttgttctctctgtctctcctttcttattctaactttctttctctttcttgttctatctgtctctctctgtctgtctgtctctctctctctctctctctctctctctctctctctctttctctctctctctctccttcctctctcctctttcctctctcctttctctcctctctctctctctctctctctcttctcttctctctctctctctctctctctctctctctctctctctcctctctctcttcctctctctctctctctctcctctcctctctctctctctctctctctctctctctctctctctccttctctctctctctctctctctctccttttctctctctctctactctctctcttcctctctctcctctctctcctctctctctctctctctctctctctctctctctcctctctctctctctttcctcttattcttctctctctctctctctctctctctctctctctctctctcccctctctctctctctctctctctatctctatctatctatctctctctctctctcttctgtctgtctctctctctctctctctcttcttcctctttctctttctctctctctctttctctctatgtctctctatctatctatctatctatctatctatctatctatctatctatctttctatctatctatctttctatctatctatcaatctctctctctctctctctctctctctctctctctctctatctatctatctatctttctatctatctatcaatctctctctctctctctctcccctcctctctctctctctctttattctctctttcctctctctctctctctctcttcctctctctctctcctctctctctctctctctctctctctctctctctctctttctcctctctctctatctatctatctatctatctatctatctatctatctatctgtctctttctctgtctgtatgaatgtctgtctatctctctatctatctatctttctatctatctatctttctatctatctatcaatctctctctctctctctcctctctctctctctctctctctctctctctctctctctctctctctctctctctctctctctctctctctctctctctctctctctctttctctctagcttgTATAAAAAGCTTAGACAGACACATGGCCTTTGACACCCAAGGCTAAATCTATCGAACATTAATAGGCACACTGATTTACCTAAGCCACATAGATGAAATCTCGAGGATCTCTATAATACAAACACTAGCTCTTAATTATCAACTATTGTTCAAAATTATGGGGTTCATCTAATAAAGTTTCAATTCAGAAAACTCAATGATTACAAAATGTTGCTGAAAGAGAGTAGTTTGCAATTAGCAATGTAAATAATCATGACTACATTACCTCACAACGTAGATACACCACAATGCTTAAAAGTCCATTACAAATGCAATAGAGATATACATACTCATTTACAAAATCCTGCAAGGTGATTATTCAGAGTGGATTTTCCAACCCCAAACTATAGGTAACACATCAGGAGTCGAAACAAGACGGTGATCTTTTTGTGTCAAAAGATCACATAGAAATAGGGACCGATGATCTGGAACTATCACACAATATCAGAAATGCTGATAATTTAACTCTCTATGAAACAAAATTAGATGGACATCTCCAaaattggttctctctctctctttatctctctctttcgctcgctctctctcccctctctctctctctctctctctctctctctctctctctctctctctctctcctctctctccctctctctccctctctccttctctctctccctctctctctctctctctctctctctctctctctctctctctctctctctctctctctctctctccctctctctctctccttctccgactCCCACTGTCTCGCccactccctatctctctctctccttctatttccttctctccctctcactctcccactcccttcctctctccctctccttctcccactctccctctccttctctcactcccttcctctctccctctccctctcccactccctcactcactgcctctccctccctccgtccctccctcccgcccgcaCAGTTCCAGTGAAGCAGCGCCCTGGGGCAACCCAGCCATCAGCTGGCCTTGGGCTCGACCCCACCCGACTCCCCTGCGGTAAGTCCCAGCGCCTGATGCCAAGGCTGTACCTTTCGTTGGTACATATGTTCTCTGTTATTACGGTAATCATGTAAAAATATGAGACATAACcactattttcttattcttttttttctttttttgtgtgtgttgaaatgcTCGTAAGTCGCTGACGTTAAAGAGTGaatgataatttcattattaaatttggaTTTTCGCACTTTTCTTgtggttatttttaatttttagtattaacgtaattattatcgttattatttagtAGTTCAGACCTGGAGAAAACAATAGTCGTTTAAATGATATCAAATGATTAAGCATGGACTCGAATAACTTGCAGCACCAGCTTGTTATTCATGTTAGACTCGTAACACCAGCAAACTAGCAAGCAATTACTTACAAATATAAGTAGGTTGTTCCCAGCAGGTCCAGACTCTTGCACAGTTACGTCATATATTACTGGTGATTGTGAGGAAAATCCAGATATATTTGCTTTTCTGAGCTTGACTTGAAACAGAAATCGACCAAAGATGAACACCTGAGCTAAATATTGTTCAGATTCTGAACACGATGCCTGGACACACCAAAACAGGTCAGCGAGCAAGTGAGATTGCAACACGATGAAGCTGTGTTGCCAATGAACGATCTCACACGAGAGAGTTTGCTTTTAGCTATCATTATATTTGACTGTTCTtctgacatatatacacacaaatctcattttctctctctctcgcgctctctttatatatatatatatatatatatatatatatatatatagtatatatatatatatgtatatgtatatatatatatctatatatatatgtatatatatatatattattatatatatatatatatttctgtgtgtgtctgtgtgtgtgtgtgtgtgtgtgttgtatttattctgtatgtatatatgtctatacgtatatatatcttatatatacactactatatactatctatatataatatgtatgtatatatattatatactatataatagtatatatatatatacatatacgtatatacaacatacatacatataacacacacacaccacacacacacacacagatacatatatatatataataatattatatataatattatataatatatatatatatatatatatctgtgtgtgtatgtatgtgtatgtgtgtgtttatatgtatgtatgtatatatatacgtatatgtatatatgtatatatatatatatataatatatatatatatataatatatatttgtgtgtgtgtgtgtgttgtgtgtgtgtgtgttgtgtatgtgtgtgtgtgtgtgtgtgtgtgtgtgtgtgtgtgttgtgtgtgtgtgtgtgtgtgtgtgtgtgtgtgtcgtgtgtgtgtgtagtgtgtgtgtgtatgttattatatatatattttttttattattttattatatatatatatatagatatatatatatatatatattcatgtcatttaacggtaggttcatgtctgagccgccgtggtcacagcatgatactcaattgcagttttcacgttgtgatgtcttggagtgagtacgttgtagggtcccagttcctttccacgagagtgcggtgttaccttttaggtaacattctctcttattttatccgggcttggaccagcactgacttgggctggcttggcacccatggctaggcaggcaatcgag
This genomic interval carries:
- the LOC119568189 gene encoding uncharacterized protein LOC119568189; this translates as MQISRVLLLAAALVVGVCHGQLDIPSVSDAEMNEILSDVPRVAQCLTEPDDRCHPLTATVRNILPELYRNGLRCNTCSEQSQRNIDQFRTVLTKHENSQYNRQILRWVTQQL